In the genome of Acidobacteriota bacterium, the window CGTCACCATGGTTTGTTTCGGAATCAGAGACAACGTAGAACGTCGATTCGATGGCACTCGACTGAACTCCAACGAGTACTTGGGGAGAAGCTGTTGCTCAAGTTTCTGCAAGAGGGTCTCGCGAAAGTCATTCTTCAAGACGCGGAGCAACCCCTTGTCAAGGGCGTCAGAGTACTTGCGGACACGTTGGTTAAGGATATTGACCTGCAGCGCTCCGTTCTCTGCGTAAATGAGACACGGACGTTCGCGGATACGGCGATTCTTCGAAAGGCTGGAATCGAGTCTGTACTCGCGCATGAACTCGACGTTCTGCTCGTAGGAAGAGCCAGTAATAACGATGATGAACGGGCGGCCTTCCAACCCCATGCGTGCAAACAGGAGTCTGAGTCGCCGCTTCTCAGCCTGGCGCCAACTCCAAACGAGCACGCCGTCACGATCGGCGAACACGTACTGAATGCCACTTTCCTCGCATTGCGCGTAGAACTCCGCGAATCCCGCAAGGACGCTTTTCTCGGAAATGAAGGCGCGCTTGATCGTCGAAAGGACGCGTTTGACGCTCGACTGCGCGTTGGCAGGAGCTCCCGCCAAGCCAAGCCGGGGGATGCTCAGCAGCGGAATGTCGTTTGAACTGTCACCGATCGCGGCGATTCGGCCCAGGGGGATTCTGTTATTCAACGCAAAAGCTTGAAGCGCCGTGGCCTTGGTGATCAACGCTGCGTCGACGGCGTCTGTTCCAGCCGAAAAGTAAAGGCGATCGAACGTCATGAAGCAGCTTAGCACGCGAAGCTAGGACGCTTGAGCGGGCGATAGGACGCTTTCATCGACAGATCGTGATTCCGAATGTCGGCCGTGGATCCAACCGACGCGACGTATTCGCAGAGAGCGTCGGCGTTGTGAGCTGTGTCGATGAAGCTGGCTCGCGCCCGAATGGATCGATGCGGCCGAGAGGAGGTACAGGATTGCCGGAACGTTTTCCGGCGCGAGACCTACCGCTACCAACACCTCAAGACCGATTACTCATTCCAAGAGT includes:
- a CDS encoding HAD hydrolase family protein, with amino-acid sequence MTFDRLYFSAGTDAVDAALITKATALQAFALNNRIPLGRIAAIGDSSNDIPLLSIPRLGLAGAPANAQSSVKRVLSTIKRAFISEKSVLAGFAEFYAQCEESGIQYVFADRDGVLVWSWRQAEKRRLRLLFARMGLEGRPFIIVITGSSYEQNVEFMREYRLDSSLSKNRRIRERPCLIYAENGALQVNILNQRVRKYSDALDKGLLRVLKNDFRETLLQKLEQQLLPKYSLEFSRVPSNRRSTLSLIPKQTMVTLNLPKRHLSALEYRYSAESDRLRVAILEEMASTAHQLGLPYEILGDDASAFG